A region of Catellicoccus marimammalium M35/04/3 DNA encodes the following proteins:
- the pth gene encoding aminoacyl-tRNA hydrolase, translating into MKLIVGLGNIGTEYEGTRHNIGFMVLDELAKKKGISFHSDRAFKGEIASFSEQGEKILLLKPSTYMNLSGESVRAVVDFYKIPLEDIMIVHDDLDLPCGSLRFRASGSAGGHNGLKSIFQNCGTQKFLRLKIGIGRPHPGKTVVYHVLHPFSKEERMEIEFAIQNGVEALLYWIETSDFSMVMNRFNQKKGKA; encoded by the coding sequence ATGAAGTTAATCGTCGGATTAGGAAATATTGGAACAGAATATGAAGGGACAAGACATAACATTGGATTTATGGTCTTGGATGAATTAGCGAAGAAAAAAGGAATTTCTTTCCATTCTGATCGAGCATTTAAAGGAGAAATTGCTAGTTTTTCTGAACAAGGAGAGAAAATTTTACTTTTAAAACCAAGTACTTATATGAATTTATCTGGGGAATCTGTTCGTGCGGTGGTTGATTTTTATAAAATCCCATTAGAAGATATTATGATTGTTCATGATGATTTAGATTTACCTTGTGGTTCTTTACGTTTTCGTGCTTCAGGAAGTGCTGGTGGACATAATGGCTTAAAGAGTATTTTCCAAAACTGCGGCACACAAAAATTTTTACGTTTAAAAATTGGTATTGGTCGTCCACATCCTGGAAAAACAGTGGTCTACCATGTACTACATCCGTTTTCTAAAGAGGAACGAATGGAAATTGAATTTGCGATTCAAAATGGAGTAGAAGCATTACTTTATTGGATTGAGACTTCTGATTTTTCAATGGTCATGAATCGCTTTAATCAAAAGAAGGGAAAAGCATGA
- a CDS encoding L,D-transpeptidase family protein gives MKENKKPKLNKKPMDKKKLTFVVIFILIVLLGGGYCVKAVQYNTHYFPNTSFNGIDIGNKTYKEAIEKIDQKTENYTLTLQIDGKDWKKVNINEINNKGECESFLKQNLQSQDIFNWPKAYRHKTKLTLPDAIVSNRLKDKLSEIKQDIVNYNVDKKSATDAKIRLEDGEVKVIAGKLGTKIQVNKAMDAIQKALYDHKSTLNLDDYFVQPHVTGSSDSIEEIKEKIEKIQNEKVEYILNGKTVEIPNSEIKKWVILDDNGQVDLDYDQVHAYVTELAKKDTPTGKNYKFKSTESGTVNVPFDTYTWTISPDQETPALIADILKGKDVKRVPITNGAASPKGKIIGNSYVEVDLNKQKMFIYIKGKKVIETNIVSGEPKSPTTIGVFYVWNKERNAILRGPGYASPVAYWMPIDWTGIGIHDANWQPAFGGKLWEQGYGSHGCVNTPPDVMAQVFETVPVGTPVLVFKGNETPKQQAKDAEKAAKGLQ, from the coding sequence ATGAAAGAAAATAAAAAGCCAAAGTTAAATAAAAAGCCAATGGATAAAAAGAAGCTTACATTTGTTGTGATTTTTATTTTAATTGTTTTATTAGGTGGAGGATACTGTGTAAAGGCAGTACAGTATAATACACATTATTTCCCAAATACAAGCTTTAATGGAATCGATATTGGAAATAAAACATATAAAGAAGCAATTGAAAAAATAGATCAAAAAACAGAAAATTATACATTGACTTTGCAAATTGACGGTAAAGATTGGAAGAAAGTGAACATTAATGAAATTAATAATAAAGGAGAATGTGAATCTTTCTTAAAACAAAATTTACAAAGTCAAGATATTTTCAATTGGCCAAAAGCATATCGTCATAAAACAAAACTGACATTACCTGATGCGATTGTATCCAATCGTTTAAAAGATAAATTGTCAGAAATTAAGCAAGATATTGTTAATTACAATGTAGATAAAAAATCAGCAACGGATGCCAAAATTCGTTTAGAAGATGGAGAAGTAAAAGTAATTGCTGGAAAACTGGGAACAAAGATTCAGGTTAATAAGGCGATGGATGCAATTCAAAAAGCTTTATACGATCATAAATCTACGTTGAATTTAGATGATTACTTTGTTCAACCTCATGTCACAGGTTCAAGTGATTCTATTGAAGAAATTAAAGAAAAAATTGAAAAAATTCAAAATGAAAAAGTGGAATACATTTTAAATGGAAAAACCGTCGAAATTCCAAACTCTGAAATTAAAAAATGGGTTATTTTAGATGATAATGGACAAGTAGATTTAGATTATGATCAAGTTCATGCTTATGTAACGGAGTTAGCGAAAAAAGATACTCCGACTGGAAAGAATTATAAGTTTAAATCAACAGAAAGTGGTACAGTAAACGTTCCTTTTGATACATATACATGGACAATTAGTCCAGATCAAGAAACTCCAGCATTGATTGCGGATATTTTAAAAGGGAAAGATGTCAAACGTGTACCAATTACGAATGGAGCAGCTAGTCCAAAAGGAAAAATTATTGGCAACTCTTATGTAGAAGTCGATTTAAATAAACAAAAAATGTTTATCTACATAAAAGGGAAAAAAGTAATTGAAACAAATATTGTTTCTGGTGAACCAAAATCACCAACAACTATTGGTGTATTCTATGTATGGAATAAAGAACGTAATGCAATTTTACGTGGTCCAGGATATGCAAGTCCAGTAGCTTATTGGATGCCAATCGATTGGACAGGTATTGGTATTCATGATGCTAATTGGCAACCAGCTTTTGGTGGAAAACTATGGGAACAAGGGTATGGATCTCACGGTTGTGTAAATACTCCACCGGATGTGATGGCTCAAGTTTTTGAAACGGTACCTGTGGGAACACCGGTATTAGTTTTCAAAGGAAATGAAACACCAAAACAACAAGCAAAAGATGCAGAAAAAGCTGCGAAAGGCTTACAATAG